A window from Tenacibaculum singaporense encodes these proteins:
- a CDS encoding HEPN domain-containing protein: MQSFRSEIENPLVEKDILELERKIRLFNEGKIDEERFRSLRLARGIYGQRQFGVQMIRIKLPYGKVTSEQLHRIADVSDEYSRGRLHITTRQDIQIHHVSLDRTPELWAQLEKDDITLREACGNAVRNVTASETAGIDPKEPFDVTPYAHATFQFFLRNPICQEMGRKFKMSFSATEEDTALSFIHDLGFIAKTKIVEGKEVKGFKVLLAGGLGSQPRHADVIYDFLEADLLIPTIEGVLRVFDRYGERAKRAKARLKFLVKDLGVEAFLELVATERAALAYKTYPINTTDFEQGIVFETNEVPPVVLKDEEAYQDWKTTNVFKQKQAGLYAIGIKVHLGDFYTDKARLLADLIKKYGANELRFTLRQNILIRHVREEFLSFFYAELQKLGFADAGYNSLNDITACPGTDTCNLGIASSTGIAAELERVLKAEYPQYVNNKDITIKISGCMNACGQHNMAHIGFQGMSIKVGKLLAPALQVLVGGGVLGGGNGRFADKLIKIPSKRGPESLRILLNDFESHKQADEDFLSYYDRQGKTYFYELLKELSDTTNLKEDDFIDWGHDKNYVKAIGVGECAGVVIDLVATLLFESEEKLENATQALNSQQWSDSIYHAYAAMVNTAKALLIAEGAKTNTQAGIITNFDELFVATNKIELSSSFAELIYQINKNEPTEAFAKAYLESATAFYKTVDVYRKAAVES, from the coding sequence ATGCAAAGTTTTAGATCAGAAATAGAAAATCCTTTAGTAGAAAAGGATATCCTAGAGTTAGAGCGTAAAATACGTTTGTTTAACGAAGGAAAAATAGATGAAGAACGTTTCAGAAGCTTACGTTTAGCCAGAGGAATTTACGGGCAACGTCAGTTTGGGGTACAAATGATTCGTATAAAATTGCCGTATGGTAAAGTTACAAGCGAACAATTACACAGAATTGCAGATGTTTCTGATGAATATTCTCGTGGTCGTTTACACATTACGACACGTCAAGATATTCAAATTCACCACGTAAGTTTAGACAGAACTCCAGAGTTATGGGCACAGTTAGAGAAAGACGATATTACGTTACGAGAAGCATGTGGTAATGCCGTACGTAATGTTACGGCTTCAGAAACTGCGGGAATCGATCCGAAAGAACCGTTTGATGTAACACCGTATGCACATGCTACTTTCCAATTCTTCTTACGTAATCCAATCTGTCAAGAAATGGGAAGGAAGTTCAAGATGTCTTTTTCTGCAACAGAAGAAGATACCGCATTGAGTTTTATTCATGATTTAGGATTTATTGCTAAAACAAAAATAGTAGAAGGTAAAGAAGTAAAAGGATTCAAGGTATTATTAGCAGGAGGATTAGGCTCACAACCACGTCATGCAGATGTAATTTATGACTTTTTAGAAGCAGACTTATTAATACCAACTATCGAAGGTGTTTTAAGAGTGTTCGATCGTTATGGAGAGCGTGCTAAAAGAGCCAAAGCCCGTTTAAAATTCTTGGTAAAAGATTTAGGAGTAGAAGCTTTCTTAGAATTGGTAGCAACAGAAAGAGCTGCTTTAGCGTATAAAACGTATCCGATAAATACTACCGATTTTGAACAAGGTATTGTTTTTGAAACCAACGAAGTTCCACCTGTAGTACTAAAAGATGAAGAAGCCTATCAAGACTGGAAAACAACCAATGTTTTCAAGCAAAAACAAGCTGGATTATACGCGATAGGTATTAAAGTACATTTAGGAGATTTTTATACCGATAAAGCACGTTTGTTAGCTGATTTAATCAAGAAGTATGGAGCAAACGAGTTACGCTTTACGCTACGTCAAAATATTTTGATTCGTCACGTGAGAGAGGAGTTTTTATCATTTTTCTATGCGGAACTACAAAAGTTAGGTTTTGCAGACGCAGGATATAATAGTTTGAATGATATTACTGCATGTCCTGGAACCGATACATGTAATTTAGGTATTGCTAGCAGTACAGGAATTGCAGCAGAGTTAGAACGTGTGTTAAAAGCTGAATATCCACAGTATGTAAATAACAAAGATATTACCATTAAAATTAGTGGATGTATGAATGCTTGTGGGCAACACAACATGGCACACATTGGTTTTCAAGGAATGTCTATAAAAGTAGGGAAGTTATTAGCTCCGGCTTTACAAGTATTAGTTGGAGGAGGAGTTTTAGGTGGCGGAAATGGACGTTTTGCTGATAAGTTGATTAAAATCCCAAGTAAAAGAGGACCAGAATCTTTACGAATCTTATTAAACGATTTCGAAAGTCATAAGCAAGCAGATGAAGACTTCTTAAGCTATTACGATAGACAAGGAAAAACATATTTCTATGAGCTATTAAAAGAATTATCAGACACCACCAATTTAAAGGAAGATGATTTTATTGATTGGGGTCACGATAAAAACTATGTAAAAGCCATAGGAGTAGGGGAATGTGCTGGAGTTGTAATTGATTTAGTAGCCACGTTATTATTTGAAAGTGAAGAAAAATTAGAAAATGCAACACAAGCCTTGAATAGTCAACAGTGGTCAGATAGTATTTATCACGCTTATGCAGCCATGGTAAACACTGCTAAAGCCTTGTTGATAGCAGAAGGAGCAAAAACCAATACACAAGCAGGAATCATCACCAATTTTGATGAACTGTTTGTAGCAACAAATAAAATAGAATTATCAAGTTCATTTGCAGAATTGATTTATCAAATTAATAAGAATGAACCTACGGAAGCTTTTGCAAAAGCATATTTAGAAAGTGCAACAGCATTTTATAAAACAGTAGATGTTTATAGAAAGGCAGCCGTAGAAAGTTAA
- the cobA gene encoding uroporphyrinogen-III C-methyltransferase encodes MKNQPKLTVVGAGPGDADLITLKAIKALEQADVVLYDALVNNELLGYVNPDAELIFVGKRRGCYRYQQEQINDLIVARGFSHGHVVRLKGGDPFIFGRGAEEMEYAAKHGLEVAVVPGISSSLAVPAYQNIPLTKRGSSESFWVITGTTKQHQLSNDVALAAKSNATVVILMGMGKLSEIIQLFKAEGKNELPVAIIQNGTTPEEKIGIGTVDTIEEVVAKNNLSNPAIILLGDVVNHRQQLLQIQQEVALKEVV; translated from the coding sequence ATGAAAAATCAACCGAAATTAACCGTAGTAGGTGCAGGACCAGGAGATGCTGATTTAATCACCTTAAAAGCCATCAAAGCATTAGAACAAGCTGATGTGGTATTGTACGATGCATTGGTGAATAATGAACTGTTAGGATATGTGAATCCGGATGCAGAATTAATTTTTGTGGGAAAACGCAGAGGATGCTATCGATATCAACAAGAACAAATCAATGACTTGATTGTTGCTAGAGGATTTTCTCACGGACATGTAGTACGTTTAAAAGGAGGTGATCCTTTTATTTTTGGTAGAGGGGCAGAAGAAATGGAATATGCAGCTAAACACGGATTGGAGGTTGCTGTAGTGCCAGGGATTTCTTCATCGTTAGCAGTACCAGCGTATCAGAATATCCCGTTGACAAAAAGAGGAAGTTCAGAAAGTTTTTGGGTAATTACAGGAACTACAAAACAGCATCAATTATCAAATGATGTTGCTTTGGCAGCAAAATCCAATGCAACGGTTGTTATTTTAATGGGAATGGGTAAACTTTCAGAGATCATTCAGCTTTTTAAGGCAGAAGGAAAGAATGAATTACCAGTTGCTATTATTCAAAATGGAACAACTCCTGAAGAAAAAATAGGAATTGGCACCGTAGATACGATAGAAGAAGTAGTGGCTAAAAACAACTTGAGTAACCCTGCTATTATTCTGTTAGGAGATGTAGTAAATCACAGACAGCAATTACTACAAATACAACAAGAAGTAGCTTTAAAAGAGGTGGTATAA
- a CDS encoding precorrin-2 dehydrogenase/sirohydrochlorin ferrochelatase family protein: MEERNNLYPIFLKTKELEVLIVGGGFVAEEKLRFLLKSSPDAKVTMVAPFFREETIAIAQKGKVNRIIDSYSDTYLQGKHLVIATTDVPEVNIQVYKDCRSQNKLVNVADNPPYCDFYMGGIVTKGNVKVAISTNGKSPTTAKRLRQFFEEVIPEDINQLVQNLNSYRKTIKGNFEQKVETLNKLTESLVK; the protein is encoded by the coding sequence ATGGAAGAAAGAAATAATCTATATCCAATCTTTTTAAAGACTAAAGAACTGGAAGTGCTAATTGTAGGAGGAGGGTTCGTAGCAGAAGAAAAGCTACGTTTTTTATTAAAGTCGAGTCCAGATGCTAAGGTAACGATGGTCGCTCCTTTTTTTAGAGAAGAAACCATTGCCATTGCCCAAAAAGGTAAGGTAAATAGGATAATAGATAGCTATAGTGATACCTATTTGCAGGGAAAACATTTGGTGATTGCAACCACAGATGTTCCTGAAGTAAATATACAAGTATATAAAGATTGTAGGAGTCAAAATAAATTGGTGAATGTAGCAGATAATCCACCATACTGTGATTTTTATATGGGCGGAATAGTTACCAAAGGAAATGTAAAAGTAGCCATTTCAACCAATGGAAAATCGCCAACAACTGCTAAAAGATTACGTCAGTTTTTTGAAGAAGTAATTCCAGAAGACATCAATCAATTAGTACAAAACTTAAATAGTTATAGAAAAACCATCAAAGGAAACTTTGAACAAAAAGTAGAAACATTAAATAAGCTAACTGAGAGTTTAGTAAAGTAA
- a CDS encoding NAD(P)/FAD-dependent oxidoreductase, with amino-acid sequence MIQTDILIIGAGPTGLFTVFEAGLLKLRCHLIDALPQPGGQCSEIYPKKPIYDIPAYPEILAGDLTKNLMEQIKQFEPGFTLGERADTIEKQDDGTFIVTTNKGTKHQAPVVAIAGGLGSFEPRKPPIPNIADFEDKGVEYMIKEPELYRDKDVVIAGGGDSALDWSIFLTDVAKSVTLIHRRNEFRGALDSVEKVQELKNLGKINLITPAEVKAVLGENHVTGVVVEEKGKEPYMIDTDHFIPLFGLAPKLGPIANWGLEIEKNAIKVNNALDYQTNVEGIYAIGDVNTYPGKLKLILCGFHEATLMCQSAYKRIHPDKKYVMKYTTVGGVDGFDGTRKEAPKAVVKAIQ; translated from the coding sequence ATGATACAAACAGATATATTAATTATTGGAGCAGGTCCAACAGGGCTATTCACCGTTTTTGAAGCAGGATTGTTAAAATTACGTTGTCATTTAATTGATGCCTTACCACAACCAGGAGGGCAGTGTTCAGAAATTTATCCAAAGAAACCTATTTACGATATTCCAGCATATCCAGAGATCTTAGCAGGAGATTTAACTAAGAATTTGATGGAACAAATCAAGCAATTTGAACCAGGGTTTACCTTAGGTGAGCGTGCAGATACTATTGAAAAGCAAGATGATGGAACATTCATTGTAACCACTAATAAAGGAACCAAACACCAAGCACCTGTTGTAGCTATTGCAGGAGGACTGGGAAGTTTTGAACCTCGTAAACCACCGATTCCAAACATTGCTGATTTTGAAGATAAGGGAGTAGAGTATATGATTAAAGAACCAGAACTGTATCGAGACAAAGATGTAGTAATTGCTGGAGGTGGAGATTCTGCCTTAGATTGGTCTATTTTCTTAACAGATGTAGCAAAATCGGTAACCTTAATTCATAGAAGAAACGAGTTTAGAGGAGCGTTAGACTCTGTAGAAAAAGTTCAAGAATTAAAGAATTTAGGAAAGATAAACTTAATTACACCTGCTGAGGTAAAAGCAGTATTAGGAGAAAATCATGTAACAGGAGTTGTGGTAGAAGAAAAAGGGAAAGAACCTTACATGATAGATACCGATCATTTTATTCCATTATTTGGATTGGCTCCTAAGTTAGGGCCGATTGCCAATTGGGGATTAGAAATTGAAAAGAATGCTATAAAAGTAAACAATGCGCTAGATTACCAAACGAATGTAGAAGGTATCTATGCCATTGGAGACGTGAATACTTATCCAGGAAAACTAAAATTGATTTTATGTGGATTCCATGAAGCAACACTCATGTGTCAAAGTGCTTACAAACGTATTCATCCAGATAAAAAATATGTAATGAAATATACCACTGTTGGCGGTGTAGACGGTTTTGATGGAACCCGAAAAGAAGCACCAAAAGCGGTAGTAAAAGCAATTCAATAA
- a CDS encoding 2Fe-2S iron-sulfur cluster-binding family protein: protein MDNQDINIKITDRDGVMHEVVAPTDMAMNLMEVVRSYELAPEGTIGICGGMAMCASCQCYVKSNHELPEMNDDEDAMLAEAFHVEENSRLGCQIHITPELEGLEVVLAPEN, encoded by the coding sequence ATGGATAATCAAGACATCAATATAAAAATAACAGACCGTGATGGTGTAATGCATGAGGTAGTTGCTCCGACAGATATGGCAATGAACTTAATGGAAGTAGTTCGATCATACGAATTAGCTCCTGAAGGAACTATTGGAATCTGTGGAGGAATGGCGATGTGTGCCTCGTGTCAATGTTATGTAAAATCGAACCATGAATTGCCAGAAATGAATGACGATGAAGATGCAATGTTAGCAGAAGCTTTTCATGTAGAAGAGAATAGTCGATTAGGGTGTCAAATTCATATAACTCCTGAATTAGAAGGGTTAGAAGTAGTATTAGCACCTGAAAATTAG
- the epsC gene encoding serine O-acetyltransferase EpsC, translating to MQFKQYDLSLKDDVEVFTKQLFYALFNDACQEKANHLKEKFEKILKGLAVKNASEVWTAYQQTFCEIREKLDLDAKAFEKTDPACKSLGEVYLAYPGFHAIAVYRLSHELYKMEVPILPRMMSEYAHGLTGTDIHPGATIGDSFFIDHATGIVIGETTIIKENVKIYQGVTLGGIQVKKELASTKRHPTIENNVTIYANATILGGDVVIGRDSIIGANVCVTTSVPEGSIVTYESENKITTRKSYVK from the coding sequence ATGCAATTCAAACAATACGATTTATCATTAAAAGATGATGTAGAAGTTTTTACCAAACAATTATTTTATGCATTGTTTAATGATGCGTGCCAAGAAAAAGCAAATCATTTAAAAGAAAAGTTTGAAAAAATTTTAAAAGGGTTAGCTGTTAAAAATGCTTCGGAAGTATGGACAGCATACCAACAAACGTTTTGTGAAATACGAGAAAAGTTAGATTTAGATGCCAAAGCATTTGAAAAGACCGATCCTGCCTGTAAAAGCTTAGGAGAAGTGTATTTAGCCTATCCAGGGTTTCACGCTATTGCTGTATATCGATTGAGTCATGAATTGTATAAAATGGAAGTTCCGATTTTACCAAGAATGATGAGCGAATATGCGCATGGATTAACAGGAACAGACATCCATCCAGGAGCAACCATTGGCGATTCGTTTTTTATAGATCATGCAACAGGAATTGTGATTGGAGAAACCACGATTATTAAAGAAAACGTAAAAATATATCAGGGAGTCACCCTAGGAGGAATTCAAGTAAAGAAAGAATTAGCATCCACAAAAAGGCACCCAACCATTGAAAATAATGTAACCATTTATGCCAACGCAACTATCTTAGGAGGCGATGTAGTGATAGGAAGAGATAGTATAATTGGCGCTAATGTTTGCGTAACCACCTCTGTACCCGAAGGATCTATTGTAACCTATGAGTCAGAAAATAAAATAACCACTAGAAAATCCTATGTTAAGTGA
- the cysM gene encoding cysteine synthase CysM, producing MKTKTIIDSIGNTPLIEVSNILQKEGVKLLLKLEGNNPGGSVKDRAAFNMIAEAIKRKNIRHGDYLVEATSGNTGIALALMAKVLGVNMVLVMPENSTEERVKTMRAYGAEVILTDAEKGIEGSRDVALELRYKKGYFMLNQFENTDNWKAHYKTTGPEIWNDTEGTITYFVSAMGTTGTIMGVSTYLKEQNPEVQIVGAQPKDGARIPGIRKWSPEYQPKFFNKSKVDQVVELDENDAKNMTRKLAQEEGVFAGMSSGGAVHAALEIAKTIDKGVIVAVICDRGDRYLSSDLF from the coding sequence ATGAAAACTAAAACAATTATAGATAGTATAGGGAATACGCCATTAATAGAAGTTTCAAACATTCTTCAAAAAGAAGGCGTAAAGCTATTATTAAAACTAGAAGGAAATAACCCTGGTGGAAGTGTAAAAGATAGAGCAGCTTTTAATATGATTGCGGAAGCTATTAAAAGGAAAAATATCCGTCATGGAGATTATTTAGTAGAAGCAACTAGTGGAAACACAGGAATTGCGTTAGCACTCATGGCAAAAGTTTTAGGAGTAAATATGGTATTGGTAATGCCAGAAAACTCTACTGAAGAACGTGTAAAAACTATGCGTGCTTACGGAGCTGAGGTTATTTTAACGGATGCAGAAAAAGGTATTGAAGGTTCTAGAGATGTAGCCTTAGAATTACGTTACAAAAAAGGCTATTTTATGTTGAACCAGTTTGAAAATACTGATAACTGGAAAGCACACTATAAAACTACAGGCCCAGAAATTTGGAACGATACCGAAGGAACAATAACGTATTTTGTTTCAGCGATGGGAACCACAGGAACCATTATGGGAGTGTCTACCTATTTAAAAGAACAAAATCCTGAAGTACAAATTGTAGGAGCACAACCTAAAGACGGAGCTAGAATACCAGGAATTCGTAAGTGGTCGCCAGAATACCAACCAAAATTTTTTAATAAAAGTAAGGTAGATCAAGTGGTAGAGTTAGATGAAAATGATGCTAAAAACATGACTAGAAAGTTAGCACAAGAAGAAGGAGTTTTTGCAGGAATGAGTAGTGGAGGAGCAGTACATGCAGCGCTTGAAATAGCCAAAACTATTGATAAAGGGGTAATTGTTGCGGTAATTTGTGATAGAGGCGATCGTTATTTATCTTCGGATTTGTTTTAA
- a CDS encoding NAD(P)H-dependent oxidoreductase encodes MTLIDNLEWRYATKKFDASKKVSAQNIELLKRAIQLAPSSYGLQLYTVLIIEDSAIKEQLKAVSYGQSQITDASHLFVFCNYSKVTNDHIDAYFSLKSEIEQVDISNFKEYADFIKSDVTSRTLVEKNRWTSNQVYIALGNLLNACSELKIDACPMEGFDAEAYNKILDLDKFGLNAAVVAPVGYRSDEDSSQNTHKVRKPIESLFIEYK; translated from the coding sequence ATGACTTTAATAGACAACCTAGAATGGCGATATGCCACTAAAAAATTTGATGCTTCTAAAAAAGTTTCAGCACAGAATATAGAACTTTTAAAGAGAGCGATTCAATTAGCTCCTTCTTCTTACGGTCTGCAATTGTATACCGTTTTGATTATAGAAGACAGTGCAATAAAAGAACAATTAAAAGCTGTTTCTTACGGACAGAGTCAAATTACTGATGCTTCTCACTTGTTTGTGTTTTGCAATTATTCAAAGGTTACCAATGACCATATAGATGCTTATTTTTCTTTAAAATCTGAAATAGAACAAGTAGACATTTCTAATTTTAAAGAGTATGCTGATTTTATTAAGTCTGACGTTACGAGCAGAACTTTGGTTGAAAAAAATAGGTGGACTTCTAACCAAGTTTACATTGCTTTGGGCAATTTGCTAAATGCTTGCTCAGAACTTAAAATAGATGCTTGTCCTATGGAGGGATTTGATGCCGAAGCTTATAACAAAATATTAGACTTGGATAAGTTTGGGTTAAATGCTGCTGTAGTTGCTCCTGTTGGTTATCGTTCTGACGAAGATAGTTCACAAAACACTCACAAAGTAAGAAAGCCTATAGAGAGTCTTTTTATAGAGTATAAGTAA
- the rsgA gene encoding ribosome small subunit-dependent GTPase A, with translation MKLEDFGYNDKIEKLKIEHNLEDFEIGRIISEHKERYVVTTEEGEFDAEITGNLRYTANTREDFPAVGDWVALIIYDTYSTIIHKVLPRNSIISRKAVGHFGDLQIIATNIDYALIMQAVDRDFSINRIERYLTICNTSNIQPFIILTKIDLINEVLLNELIATLKKRINKVPVIAISNTSKQGYKKLKEVIVKGKTYCLLGSSGVGKSTLVNTLANKELMDTKNVSSFSKRGKHTTTHRELILLDNGGILIDNPGMREVGITDTSHGLEKTFETIFEHSKHCKFKDCTHTIEIGCAVIEALEIGEIDDSSYNNYLKMKREKEHFEATVAEKRKREKDFGKMVKHFKKIKKSSKY, from the coding sequence ATGAAACTAGAAGATTTCGGATATAACGATAAGATAGAAAAACTAAAGATTGAACATAACTTAGAAGACTTTGAAATTGGAAGAATTATTTCGGAGCATAAGGAACGGTATGTTGTTACAACAGAAGAAGGCGAATTTGACGCAGAAATTACAGGAAACTTAAGATATACTGCAAATACCCGTGAAGATTTTCCTGCTGTAGGAGATTGGGTTGCATTAATAATATATGATACTTATAGTACTATAATTCATAAGGTACTTCCTCGAAATTCAATTATTTCAAGAAAAGCAGTTGGTCATTTTGGCGATTTACAAATAATTGCGACAAATATAGATTACGCCTTAATTATGCAGGCAGTTGATAGAGATTTTAGTATCAATAGAATTGAAAGGTACCTTACCATTTGTAATACATCAAACATTCAGCCTTTTATTATTCTCACTAAAATTGATTTGATAAACGAAGTTCTACTAAATGAATTGATAGCTACCTTAAAAAAGAGGATTAACAAGGTACCTGTAATTGCAATTAGTAATACCTCTAAACAAGGTTATAAGAAGCTAAAAGAAGTTATAGTAAAAGGTAAGACATATTGTCTTTTAGGTTCCTCTGGTGTTGGTAAATCAACCCTCGTTAACACACTTGCAAACAAAGAATTGATGGATACTAAAAATGTTAGTAGCTTTTCTAAAAGAGGGAAACATACAACTACACATCGGGAACTTATACTTCTTGATAACGGCGGCATTTTAATTGACAACCCAGGAATGAGAGAAGTTGGAATAACAGATACATCGCATGGTCTAGAAAAAACATTTGAAACAATTTTTGAACATTCTAAACATTGTAAGTTTAAAGACTGTACACATACTATAGAAATTGGATGTGCGGTTATTGAAGCTCTTGAAATTGGAGAAATCGATGATTCTTCTTATAATAACTATTTAAAAATGAAGAGAGAAAAAGAGCATTTTGAAGCTACTGTTGCTGAAAAAAGGAAAAGGGAGAAAGATTTTGGAAAAATGGTCAAACATTTTAAAAAAATTAAAAAGTCTAGTAAATACTAA
- a CDS encoding ecotin family protein yields the protein MRTISVQINKLFLIAFLTITSMSVGQTSLKKVDASIYPKPEKGFKQMVIEVPHSANDSNKKIEFVIGKWMEVDTCNKHGLVGSIEKKDLKGWGYSYYNFTTDGGVISTRKACFESSTVRKFVASQPTTVRYNGKLPIVIYIPEGYDVQFKIFKAEDDVYHASEVKQK from the coding sequence ATGAGAACAATTTCAGTGCAAATCAACAAATTATTTTTAATAGCATTCTTAACTATTACTTCTATGTCAGTAGGACAAACATCTTTAAAAAAAGTAGATGCATCAATATATCCTAAACCAGAGAAAGGATTTAAACAAATGGTTATAGAAGTTCCTCATTCAGCTAACGATAGTAATAAAAAAATAGAATTTGTTATTGGAAAATGGATGGAAGTAGATACTTGTAATAAACACGGTCTTGTAGGAAGTATAGAAAAAAAGGACCTTAAAGGATGGGGATATTCGTATTATAATTTTACTACTGATGGCGGAGTTATATCTACCAGAAAAGCTTGTTTTGAAAGTAGTACAGTCAGAAAGTTTGTTGCCAGTCAACCAACAACAGTAAGATACAACGGGAAATTACCAATTGTTATTTATATTCCAGAAGGTTACGATGTTCAGTTTAAGATATTCAAGGCAGAAGATGATGTGTATCATGCAAGTGAGGTAAAACAAAAATAA
- a CDS encoding SRPBCC domain-containing protein, with protein sequence MKKLQFKKDINASAEKVYNTMLGIDTIETYEQWTAEFNPTSTYEGSWEKGSKIYFVGTDENGKKGGMVSEIADNIPFQFVSIRHYGMLDGENEITEGPEIEKWAGSLENYSFHEQNGVTTVTVECDTAEEYLDYFNSTWDKALNKLKELSEK encoded by the coding sequence ATGAAAAAGCTACAATTTAAAAAAGACATTAATGCTTCTGCTGAAAAGGTATACAATACAATGCTTGGTATTGATACTATTGAAACCTATGAGCAATGGACAGCTGAATTCAATCCAACTTCAACCTATGAAGGAAGCTGGGAAAAAGGAAGTAAAATCTATTTTGTAGGAACGGATGAAAATGGTAAAAAAGGTGGAATGGTCTCTGAAATTGCAGACAATATTCCATTTCAGTTTGTTTCCATTCGCCATTACGGGATGTTAGATGGTGAAAACGAAATTACCGAAGGTCCTGAGATTGAAAAATGGGCAGGCTCCCTAGAAAATTATTCATTCCATGAGCAGAACGGAGTTACAACGGTAACAGTAGAATGTGATACAGCGGAAGAATACCTTGATTATTTTAACTCAACTTGGGATAAAGCCTTAAATAAACTTAAAGAGCTTTCGGAAAAATAG